The following coding sequences are from one Desulfitibacter alkalitolerans DSM 16504 window:
- a CDS encoding FecCD family ABC transporter permease: MFQLFLKTQMKFFGLGMILLLLIAAFISSIIFGRTPITLDHAIGAFLYYDSSSIEHMIIQTERLPRAVIATMVGASLAVAGALMQALTRNPLASPSVFGINAGAIFFIVIAVVFLSISSLVYVMWFAFLGAAISAMIVYLLGSIGRDGLTPIKIVLAGTAITALFISLTQSVLVLNETGLQDVLFWLAGSVSGRTLEMLLPVLPFMLFAGVIAMFMGRAINLLTTGDDIAKGMGQNIFIVKISMGIIIVLLAGSSVAVVGAVGFIGLVVPHIARAFVGNDYRWVIPYSAVLGAVLLLSADVVARLVIMPREVPIGVMTAFIGGPFFVYIARKGVSKI; this comes from the coding sequence ATGTTTCAACTATTTTTAAAAACACAAATGAAATTCTTCGGCTTGGGCATGATCTTACTTTTATTAATAGCAGCGTTTATCTCCAGCATTATTTTTGGTAGAACCCCTATTACTTTAGATCATGCAATTGGAGCCTTTTTATACTATGATTCTAGCTCTATTGAGCACATGATCATTCAAACTGAACGTTTACCAAGAGCCGTAATTGCAACTATGGTAGGAGCAAGTTTAGCAGTTGCTGGTGCACTCATGCAAGCATTAACAAGAAATCCTTTAGCATCTCCCAGTGTTTTTGGCATTAATGCGGGTGCAATATTCTTTATTGTCATAGCAGTCGTCTTTTTATCTATCTCATCATTAGTTTATGTTATGTGGTTTGCTTTTCTTGGAGCAGCAATTTCAGCTATGATTGTTTACTTATTAGGTTCCATTGGCAGAGATGGACTCACCCCCATAAAAATTGTATTAGCCGGTACCGCTATCACCGCCTTATTCATTTCTTTAACACAATCTGTCTTAGTATTAAATGAAACAGGACTACAAGATGTTTTGTTTTGGTTAGCTGGCTCAGTTAGTGGGCGTACATTAGAAATGTTACTCCCTGTATTACCTTTTATGCTATTTGCTGGGGTTATTGCGATGTTTATGGGTAGAGCAATTAACTTATTAACGACTGGTGATGATATCGCAAAAGGGATGGGACAAAATATCTTTATAGTGAAAATTTCCATGGGAATTATAATTGTTCTGTTAGCGGGCAGTTCCGTTGCCGTTGTAGGTGCTGTTGGTTTTATTGGTCTAGTGGTTCCTCATATCGCGCGAGCATTTGTTGGCAACGACTATCGCTGGGTGATCCCTTATTCAGCTGTTTTAGGCGCTGTATTATTACTATCCGCTGATGTCGTGGCAAGATTGGTGATTATGCCAAGGGAGGTCCCTATCGGTGTTATGACCGCTTTTATTGGTGGCCCCTTTTTTGTATATATAGCGCGTAAGGGGGTGTCAAAGATATGA
- a CDS encoding S-layer homology domain-containing protein, which produces MKNIISLSKMKKTLFALSAFMLIISFVMFFSIIHVMGESTVGPTIINTDITEDTIWTAAGSPYIICLKDGGGAPEVAAGVTLTIGSGVEVQLGHNGTITVSETVYNVWPELRVRGSLIANEVTFTGFTGDGSQSPSWASLTFYDGSSGTFAGCTFKYGGSGASTYGMLMVDDGGGEDISLTVSDSTFRQGTVYNDAKTNGIYFRAGDGSSLTVEGTVFTDLGRAIHVSSQSSSNIDVEITGCTISDSAKEQDDGQPMVLERGRLSLTDCTFMENGKTDLLARPDVMVAFQNNHFDGGNLAKHPLRIIPAFTLDNVTFEGYPEGYREILVEGGEIASGVEAYWGQLTAGYSYKLPYFVPVGGKLTIAPGQTLLLDRSKNIQVLDTGRIEARGTEDEPILFRGYGSGTFDNGGILVLSQGNGNPNIFEHCIFDSLNYGIRYGYDQGVSVNLTPLSIAFCEFKNINPNNPSSYGAVNMKSDDGSSNLQISNTIIHNSNCNIIDAHRGNLTLTNVTFAHNSNRMYLTNVNTIIINSIIYNNVYNFTHLGGTLTASYSNIQADGVVAGVGNINTDPLFANPSGGDFHLKSEAGRWDPAANDGNGDWVLDAVTSPCIDAGDPASDYSNEPTPNGGRINMGAYGNTVRASKSPVTGPESLTGSVSIIGTLKYGQTLTAEVTGQQGDASLSYQWKRNGSDINEASNSTYIIVDADIGATLSVVVTAINYSGSLTGTASGSIEKADDPTAPAAPTMANSTTTSITLTPNEGYEYSRGGVNWQSSNTFTGLTAGTTYNFYQRVAETVTHKASASSESASISTKSSSSGGSTGGDTDTSSGVDNGGTTSDTNKANITAVDTNGNIITAPMLDENTGVAAAEINSTILAAAFEKTGQSSDGKKIVEITIPFVESAKAYDITMPASVLSSSNADWQMKIKTDIAMVILPGSMLPKEIVAGAENVSITIAHADVSSIGEEIKNRIGDRPVIQLSLTVDGELYAWNNENASVTVSIPYTPTPTELIDSEHIVVWYIDENGNVVSVPNGRYDPATGTVTFTTTHFSYYAVSYKQVSFKDVAAGAWYVKAVSFIAARDITTGTGNGNFSPEAKLTRGQFIVMLMKAYGITPDANPKDNFVDAGNTWYTGYLAAAKRLGISAGVGNNLFAPEKEITRQEMFTLLYNGLKVIGKLPQGDSGKSLSSFSDADDIALWAKDAMKLLVETGTISGSGNRLSPKDTTTRAQMAQVLYSLLSK; this is translated from the coding sequence ATGAAAAATATTATTTCTTTATCAAAGATGAAAAAAACCCTTTTTGCTCTATCAGCTTTTATGCTTATAATTTCATTTGTTATGTTTTTCAGTATTATACATGTAATGGGAGAATCAACGGTAGGTCCTACCATTATCAACACTGACATTACTGAAGACACCATTTGGACTGCGGCAGGCAGCCCATATATCATCTGCTTAAAGGATGGGGGCGGTGCTCCCGAAGTTGCTGCCGGAGTCACGCTGACCATTGGAAGTGGCGTTGAAGTTCAACTGGGTCATAACGGAACGATAACCGTCAGCGAAACTGTTTACAATGTCTGGCCGGAGCTTCGAGTTAGAGGCAGTCTTATTGCAAACGAGGTGACTTTTACCGGATTCACAGGAGATGGCAGCCAGTCACCGTCCTGGGCGTCACTCACCTTTTATGACGGCTCCTCAGGCACATTTGCCGGCTGTACCTTCAAGTATGGCGGATCCGGAGCATCTACATACGGTATGTTGATGGTGGATGATGGTGGCGGCGAGGATATCAGCCTTACTGTTTCCGATAGCACATTCCGACAGGGTACTGTCTATAATGATGCCAAAACCAACGGGATATATTTCAGGGCAGGAGACGGCAGCAGTCTTACGGTTGAGGGTACCGTTTTCACGGACTTAGGGCGGGCAATTCATGTATCCTCCCAGTCTTCCAGTAATATCGATGTTGAAATAACTGGCTGTACCATATCCGATTCAGCCAAAGAGCAGGATGACGGGCAGCCGATGGTCTTAGAGAGAGGGAGGCTGTCACTCACAGACTGTACCTTCATGGAAAACGGCAAAACAGATTTGCTGGCTAGGCCTGATGTGATGGTGGCATTCCAAAATAACCATTTTGACGGAGGAAATCTTGCAAAGCATCCTTTGAGAATCATCCCTGCTTTTACTTTAGATAATGTAACTTTTGAAGGATATCCGGAGGGGTACAGGGAAATATTGGTGGAAGGTGGGGAAATTGCTTCAGGTGTGGAAGCCTATTGGGGACAGCTGACGGCAGGCTATTCATACAAACTGCCTTACTTTGTGCCGGTAGGGGGGAAATTGACCATCGCACCCGGTCAGACCCTGCTGCTAGACCGCAGCAAGAACATACAAGTTCTTGACACAGGCAGGATTGAGGCCCGGGGAACTGAGGATGAACCAATTCTCTTCCGAGGCTATGGAAGCGGGACATTTGATAACGGCGGAATCCTTGTCTTAAGCCAAGGCAATGGAAATCCAAATATCTTTGAACACTGCATTTTTGATTCCTTGAATTATGGCATCAGATACGGTTACGATCAAGGTGTTTCAGTTAACTTAACCCCCCTTTCCATCGCTTTTTGTGAGTTTAAAAATATCAATCCCAATAATCCCTCATCCTATGGTGCTGTAAATATGAAAAGCGATGATGGAAGCAGCAATCTGCAAATAAGCAATACCATAATACACAACAGCAATTGCAACATTATAGACGCCCATAGGGGAAATCTTACCCTAACCAATGTAACCTTTGCCCACAACAGCAATAGGATGTATTTGACCAATGTGAACACTATCATTATTAACAGCATTATATATAACAATGTATATAATTTTACACATCTTGGCGGGACTTTAACTGCGAGTTATTCCAACATCCAAGCTGATGGAGTGGTTGCCGGTGTCGGAAACATCAACACCGACCCCCTGTTTGCCAACCCTTCAGGAGGCGACTTCCACCTAAAATCAGAGGCCGGACGCTGGGATCCCGCGGCAAACGACGGGAACGGGGATTGGGTGCTGGACGCTGTGACCAGCCCCTGCATCGACGCCGGCGACCCCGCCTCCGATTACAGCAATGAACCAACTCCCAACGGCGGCCGGATTAACATGGGAGCCTACGGGAATACAGTTAGGGCATCCAAAAGCCCTGTCACAGGACCGGAGTCCCTTACAGGCTCAGTATCTATCATAGGTACACTGAAATACGGCCAAACCTTGACAGCAGAGGTAACCGGCCAGCAGGGCGATGCTTCTCTATCTTACCAGTGGAAGCGAAATGGTTCCGATATAAATGAAGCTAGTAATAGTACTTATATTATTGTAGATGCAGATATTGGCGCAACGCTTTCGGTAGTGGTAACTGCGATAAATTATTCCGGTAGTTTAACCGGTACGGCGAGCGGGTCCATCGAAAAGGCGGATGATCCAACAGCACCTGCAGCCCCAACCATGGCCAACAGTACGACTACCAGTATAACCCTTACACCAAATGAGGGATATGAGTACAGCAGAGGTGGAGTCAACTGGCAAAGCTCCAATACATTCACCGGGTTGACGGCAGGCACTACCTATAACTTTTACCAAAGAGTAGCCGAAACGGTAACCCATAAAGCATCGGCATCAAGTGAGAGTGCAAGCATAAGCACTAAAAGTTCGAGTTCCGGCGGGAGCACCGGCGGCGATACAGACACTTCTTCAGGTGTTGATAACGGAGGAACAACAAGCGATACAAATAAAGCAAACATCACTGCTGTAGACACAAATGGAAATATAATCACTGCACCAATGCTGGATGAAAACACAGGTGTTGCAGCAGCAGAGATTAATTCAACTATATTGGCTGCAGCATTTGAAAAGACAGGACAAAGCAGTGACGGTAAAAAGATTGTTGAAATTACTATACCTTTTGTGGAAAGTGCAAAGGCATATGATATTACCATGCCTGCAAGTGTCCTGTCATCGTCAAATGCAGACTGGCAGATGAAAATAAAAACAGATATAGCTATGGTAATCCTGCCCGGCAGCATGTTGCCAAAGGAAATTGTTGCAGGTGCAGAAAATGTGTCCATTACCATTGCACATGCAGATGTTTCAAGCATAGGTGAGGAAATAAAGAACCGTATTGGCGACAGACCGGTAATTCAGCTTAGTTTAACAGTGGACGGAGAGCTATATGCTTGGAACAATGAAAATGCATCAGTAACGGTATCCATACCCTACACTCCGACTCCAACAGAACTTATTGATTCGGAACACATAGTGGTCTGGTACATAGATGAAAACGGTAATGTGGTTTCAGTACCCAATGGGCGTTACGACCCGGCCACCGGAACCGTAACCTTCACAACCACTCATTTCAGCTACTACGCCGTAAGCTACAAGCAGGTGAGCTTCAAGGATGTGGCGGCAGGCGCGTGGTATGTAAAGGCGGTTTCCTTTATAGCCGCACGGGATATTACCACAGGCACGGGCAACGGCAATTTCAGCCCGGAAGCGAAGCTGACCAGGGGACAGTTTATCGTCATGCTGATGAAGGCATACGGCATAACCCCCGACGCGAATCCGAAGGACAACTTCGTAGACGCAGGCAACACCTGGTATACCGGCTACCTGGCTGCGGCAAAAAGGCTTGGCATATCCGCAGGCGTAGGCAACAACCTCTTTGCACCGGAAAAGGAAATCACCCGCCAGGAAATGTTCACCTTGCTGTACAATGGGCTGAAAGTAATCGGCAAGCTGCCCCAGGGCGATTCCGGCAAATCGCTGTCAAGCTTCAGCGATGCCGACGACATAGCTCTCTGGGCTAAAGACGCCATGAAGCTGCTTGTGGAAACCGGAACCATCAGCGGCAGCGGGAACAGGCTTTCCCCAAAGGATACCACCACCAGGGCGCAGATGGCCCAGGTGCTTTACAGCCTGCTCTCAAAATAA
- a CDS encoding plasmid pRiA4b ORF-3 family protein — protein MQIALTKKLSEAMGVNPPAAHENGNPLFSWTANWTKVWDNRRVEDMLVLVNNATRFTVAIYQVKRKDLKNVAEMMRTAISNTLLSMNLNPDLVEEYMQLAGEVEFTQNRNRQTASWVAKAGQECAYHVGNEYNGIAKMFSDTVGVSANYRIVNCSGNNNEGFYPYKSMINALSELTGKQAYKYRAFELMITLDLEVYKAVRRIIVPADIEFTRLHKVLQSVFSWQSYHLYDFTIFDDYNGEAVARLVPFEEDLEYDENATLMKGHTLSEFFSEHKHMIYTYDMEDNWEHEIQLVRVIEEYDKESPYLLEASGQTPPEDVGGVGGFVSFREIMLNPNHPEYGEMKEWAKYWTIELTDWKSRPRVIKV, from the coding sequence ATACAAATTGCACTTACTAAAAAACTATCGGAGGCCATGGGCGTAAATCCTCCAGCGGCACATGAAAATGGAAATCCACTTTTTTCTTGGACAGCAAATTGGACAAAGGTTTGGGATAATCGTAGAGTGGAGGATATGCTTGTGTTGGTTAACAACGCCACGCGCTTTACCGTTGCTATTTACCAAGTTAAGCGGAAGGATTTAAAAAATGTAGCGGAAATGATGAGAACGGCCATTTCAAATACACTGCTGTCCATGAATTTAAACCCAGATCTAGTAGAGGAATATATGCAATTGGCAGGCGAGGTGGAGTTTACGCAAAATCGTAACAGACAAACAGCGTCGTGGGTAGCAAAAGCAGGACAGGAATGTGCTTATCATGTTGGAAATGAATATAATGGCATTGCAAAAATGTTTAGTGATACAGTTGGTGTTTCTGCAAATTACCGTATTGTCAATTGTTCTGGTAATAATAACGAGGGGTTTTACCCTTACAAATCAATGATTAATGCACTTTCTGAACTTACAGGAAAGCAAGCTTATAAATATCGTGCCTTTGAATTGATGATTACACTTGATCTGGAAGTATACAAAGCGGTGCGGAGAATTATTGTACCTGCTGATATAGAATTTACACGCTTACACAAGGTGTTGCAATCGGTGTTTAGCTGGCAGAGTTATCACCTTTATGATTTTACCATCTTTGATGACTACAATGGTGAAGCGGTTGCCAGGCTAGTTCCATTTGAGGAGGATCTGGAGTATGATGAGAATGCTACTTTAATGAAAGGACATACCTTGTCGGAGTTTTTTTCAGAGCACAAGCATATGATCTATACTTATGATATGGAGGATAACTGGGAACATGAAATCCAGCTTGTTCGTGTGATCGAGGAGTATGACAAGGAATCACCCTATTTGCTGGAAGCAAGTGGTCAAACTCCACCTGAAGATGTGGGCGGTGTGGGAGGATTTGTGAGCTTCCGAGAAATTATGCTGAATCCGAATCATCCGGAGTATGGCGAAATGAAGGAATGGGCAAAGTATTGGACAATAGAGCTCACTGATTGGAAAAGCCGCCCCAGAGTCATAAAGGTATAA
- a CDS encoding ABC transporter substrate-binding protein, which translates to MLKSKIGLFTLATLFVLMIFITGCTTSESTGTSSEQNQEVTEVKSTENENKEEETPAQEEVRIIEHAMGKTEIKGTPERVITLYQGATDAAIALGVKPIGVVESWVEKPIYEYLRDDLENVQLLGLETQPNLEEIHKLKPDLIIVSKIRHEEIYDQLSHIAPTVMNEVLYDWKETVDLMGKALNIEEKSSQLLLDWDKRVVDFKEQMGDSLPIEVTITNFRADHARIFYMGYAGKILQELGFTRPEGHDKDIWGIQLTSKESIPDMNAAMIFNFNSGTDTEAIQKTYEEWTNHPLWANLDAVKNDQVIQVNEVIWNSAGGYITANMMLDDLYEIFELEK; encoded by the coding sequence ATGTTAAAGTCAAAAATAGGATTATTTACGTTAGCAACCTTATTCGTGTTGATGATTTTTATCACTGGTTGCACAACGAGCGAATCTACAGGAACATCTTCAGAACAAAATCAAGAAGTAACTGAAGTGAAGTCTACCGAAAATGAGAATAAGGAAGAGGAAACGCCTGCACAGGAAGAAGTCCGCATTATTGAACATGCGATGGGGAAAACGGAAATCAAAGGCACTCCGGAACGAGTGATAACACTGTATCAAGGTGCGACGGATGCTGCGATTGCTCTTGGAGTAAAACCGATAGGAGTAGTTGAATCTTGGGTAGAGAAACCAATTTACGAATATTTAAGAGATGATCTTGAAAATGTTCAGTTACTTGGCTTGGAAACCCAGCCTAATTTGGAGGAGATTCATAAGCTTAAGCCGGATTTAATTATTGTTTCTAAAATACGCCATGAAGAAATCTATGATCAACTATCGCATATCGCTCCTACGGTGATGAACGAAGTGCTTTATGATTGGAAGGAAACTGTCGATTTAATGGGGAAAGCACTAAATATTGAGGAAAAATCAAGCCAATTGTTACTGGACTGGGATAAACGCGTAGTAGATTTTAAAGAACAGATGGGGGATAGCCTACCTATAGAAGTGACAATCACGAACTTTAGAGCCGATCATGCCCGTATTTTTTACATGGGGTATGCAGGGAAAATATTACAAGAGCTTGGCTTCACTCGACCTGAAGGCCATGACAAAGATATATGGGGAATCCAATTAACTTCAAAAGAAAGTATTCCAGACATGAATGCAGCTATGATTTTCAATTTTAATTCTGGAACGGATACAGAAGCAATTCAAAAAACGTATGAGGAATGGACCAATCATCCTCTTTGGGCTAATCTAGATGCCGTTAAGAATGATCAAGTAATTCAGGTAAATGAAGTGATTTGGAATAGTGCCGGCGGATACATAACGGCCAATATGATGTTAGATGATTTATATGAAATTTTTGAACTTGAAAAGTAA
- a CDS encoding FecCD family ABC transporter permease, with product MRPNLLFRNKSDTISVQIERKSLIVICLLFLCVILSVVVGTGIGNTMITPLEVILTIFGRGFGEYDFIIQTLRLPRVLASLFVGAALGISGAILQGMIRNPLASPDIIGITSGASFAAVAFITFLGGVVSIKLLPIAAISGAMLVSILIYLLSWRSGITPIRLVLIGIGMSAIMGAGTTFMLVMSPIFSLGKAYIWLTGSVYGTSWADVYMIVPVVFIIVPLILFLARSLSLQELGDDIATGLGIRVQLHRFLLLLFSVLLAGFAVSIAGAIGFVGLIAPHIARKLVGRPFGSLILVSALIGSALVFSADLVARTVFYPLDIPAGIFTAGIGAPFFIYLLFKNRNQF from the coding sequence ATGAGACCAAATCTCCTTTTTCGTAATAAAAGCGACACGATTTCTGTACAGATTGAAAGAAAGTCATTAATCGTCATCTGTTTACTTTTCCTCTGTGTGATTCTTTCTGTTGTGGTAGGTACTGGTATAGGTAATACGATGATAACTCCCTTGGAAGTTATTCTGACGATTTTTGGAAGGGGTTTCGGTGAATATGACTTTATTATCCAAACATTAAGGTTACCACGGGTTCTTGCATCTTTATTTGTTGGTGCTGCCTTAGGCATATCAGGTGCCATATTACAAGGAATGATTCGAAATCCATTGGCTTCACCAGATATCATTGGGATTACCAGTGGTGCTTCATTTGCAGCAGTGGCTTTCATCACTTTTCTTGGAGGGGTAGTAAGTATTAAATTATTGCCAATTGCTGCAATAAGTGGGGCGATGCTCGTATCCATATTGATTTATCTACTATCTTGGAGAAGTGGAATTACCCCTATCCGTCTTGTACTGATAGGAATTGGTATGTCCGCTATCATGGGTGCGGGTACGACATTCATGTTAGTAATGAGTCCCATTTTTTCGCTAGGAAAAGCATATATTTGGCTCACAGGCAGTGTATATGGTACATCATGGGCTGATGTCTATATGATTGTTCCGGTCGTATTCATTATTGTTCCTCTAATACTTTTTTTAGCTCGAAGTCTGAGTCTGCAAGAACTAGGTGATGATATTGCAACCGGATTAGGAATTCGTGTTCAGCTACACAGGTTTCTTTTACTTCTTTTTAGTGTGTTGTTGGCGGGTTTCGCTGTGTCTATCGCTGGGGCAATCGGTTTTGTTGGTCTTATCGCACCTCATATTGCTAGGAAACTAGTAGGGCGCCCTTTTGGTAGCTTGATTCTCGTTTCTGCTTTAATAGGCAGTGCACTTGTATTTAGCGCTGATCTAGTCGCTCGGACGGTTTTTTATCCATTAGACATTCCGGCTGGAATTTTTACTGCTGGGATTGGAGCGCCGTTCTTTATCTATTTATTATTTAAGAATCGAAATCAATTTTAA
- a CDS encoding type II toxin-antitoxin system Phd/YefM family antitoxin encodes MPQIIPIRDLKKTSELSELCRKVKEPVFITKNGYGDMVIMSMETYEKTMLMNDIYKKLDEAEQSIDKGEVMDGFESLRKTREKYGL; translated from the coding sequence ATGCCTCAAATTATTCCTATTAGGGATTTAAAGAAGACCAGCGAACTATCGGAATTGTGCCGTAAAGTGAAAGAACCTGTGTTTATAACAAAAAATGGCTATGGGGATATGGTTATCATGAGCATGGAGACCTACGAGAAAACTATGTTAATGAATGATATATACAAAAAGTTAGATGAAGCGGAGCAGTCTATTGATAAAGGTGAAGTAATGGATGGATTTGAATCTTTAAGAAAAACAAGAGAGAAATATGGCTTATAA
- a CDS encoding ABC transporter ATP-binding protein, translating to MKHLEAKELTISYGSDPIIDNLNLKIPKGKITVLIGSNGCGKSTLLRTLARLLRATSGTVLLDSEEIVKLSTKEISKRMSILPQGPSAPEGLTVHQLVSQGRYPHQSWLKQWSKEDERMVNLALTSTHMLQFADTPVDALSGGQRQRAWIAMTLAQGTQTLLLDEPTTYLDMSHQIEILDLLYDLNEKENRTIVMVLHDLNLACRYAHHIVAVHNKNIYAEGKPEDIVTSKMVQSVFGMKCEITIDPLFGTPLCIPHGRGRKVKNDQQHVILA from the coding sequence ATGAAACATTTGGAAGCAAAAGAATTGACAATATCCTACGGCTCTGACCCCATTATAGATAATTTGAATTTGAAAATACCAAAAGGGAAAATTACTGTTTTAATAGGAAGTAACGGCTGTGGGAAATCAACCCTTCTACGGACATTGGCACGTTTGTTAAGAGCTACATCAGGTACGGTCCTTTTAGATAGTGAAGAGATTGTAAAATTATCAACGAAAGAAATATCAAAACGAATGTCAATTCTTCCACAGGGCCCTTCTGCACCAGAAGGATTGACTGTTCACCAATTAGTGAGTCAAGGTAGATATCCACATCAAAGCTGGTTAAAGCAGTGGTCGAAAGAAGATGAGCGGATGGTTAATCTCGCATTAACGTCTACTCATATGTTGCAATTTGCAGATACGCCTGTGGACGCTTTGTCGGGAGGGCAGCGTCAAAGAGCGTGGATTGCAATGACACTTGCTCAAGGAACGCAAACTTTGCTTTTGGATGAACCAACAACCTACTTAGATATGAGTCATCAAATTGAAATACTTGATTTACTTTATGACTTAAATGAGAAGGAGAATCGAACAATTGTGATGGTTCTTCATGACCTGAATTTAGCTTGCCGTTACGCTCATCATATTGTAGCGGTTCATAACAAGAACATCTATGCTGAGGGAAAACCGGAAGATATTGTAACAAGTAAAATGGTCCAGTCCGTTTTTGGAATGAAATGTGAAATCACCATCGATCCTTTGTTTGGAACACCATTATGCATTCCACATGGAAGAGGGAGGAAAGTAAAAAATGACCAACAACATGTCATCCTCGCTTAA
- a CDS encoding helix-turn-helix domain-containing protein → MNSEENLSDHLASFMYRLDDIKHIHSSQLTFQQQDRSLYTMLLFRQAKGTIYIQERSHAMEGQIGFILSPGTEVKLSIDDNLTVDYYQIRFHALQYAGNDCFTSGKVRFPEKVFLFNNQVLNEMVENIGRNFQSKDSFGGMEANIRFQEMILFLFKDYMDKQKVDLKKAITLTKDYMEQKYSTNITRKRLAEIAGVSTDYYSRMFKRETGKSPMEYLTDIRIKKAEQLLIHSDEKLSTVANKVGFNDEFYFSRKFKAMKGCSPTIYIKKIKSSPRITSLKHLLTGHLLTLGIEPYAAVISNAYPVITQLRNTIPLGEFDPDLEKLMEVKPDLILTRDYHKDDKSLKEKMVEQIAPTVNVPFLHEWRMLFQTIAKIIEKEKEASIWLEYYDQKVEKVRKLIERKIEDEKILVIGIGKEKICVYGTRNVGTVLYGDLRLKIPKGVEEIEYFKEITLEDLFGFEADRILLTPYKHDGTVNMDQMIQNKINALFTSEKWQELKAVRNRAIYGMYDHKHLYTCYTSYTHNLLLDKLQRLFVTESSI, encoded by the coding sequence ATGAATAGCGAAGAAAACCTCTCTGATCATTTAGCTTCTTTTATGTACAGATTAGATGATATTAAACACATACATTCAAGTCAATTAACTTTTCAACAGCAGGACCGAAGTTTATATACAATGTTGTTGTTTAGGCAAGCGAAAGGAACTATTTATATACAAGAAAGAAGCCACGCCATGGAAGGGCAAATAGGTTTCATACTCTCACCGGGGACCGAAGTGAAGCTTAGTATAGATGATAATTTAACAGTGGATTACTATCAAATCAGATTTCATGCTCTACAATATGCTGGAAATGATTGTTTTACTTCTGGTAAAGTTCGCTTTCCAGAGAAGGTTTTTTTGTTCAATAATCAAGTTTTAAATGAGATGGTTGAGAATATAGGAAGAAATTTTCAAAGTAAAGATTCTTTTGGCGGGATGGAAGCAAATATTCGCTTCCAAGAAATGATTTTATTTCTTTTCAAAGATTACATGGATAAGCAAAAGGTCGATCTTAAAAAAGCAATTACACTTACAAAAGATTATATGGAGCAAAAGTACAGTACGAATATTACTCGTAAAAGGCTTGCTGAAATTGCTGGGGTCAGTACAGACTATTATTCTCGCATGTTTAAAAGAGAAACTGGAAAAAGTCCAATGGAATACTTAACGGATATACGAATCAAAAAAGCTGAGCAACTTCTAATCCACTCTGATGAAAAATTAAGTACGGTTGCTAATAAGGTCGGTTTCAACGATGAATTTTACTTTAGTCGTAAGTTTAAAGCGATGAAAGGTTGTTCACCAACCATTTACATTAAGAAAATAAAATCATCGCCACGGATTACTTCACTTAAACACCTATTAACTGGTCATTTGCTGACACTTGGTATAGAGCCTTATGCCGCTGTTATAAGTAATGCATACCCAGTAATAACCCAACTCCGAAATACTATTCCCCTTGGTGAATTTGATCCCGATTTAGAAAAACTAATGGAGGTTAAACCAGATTTAATTTTAACAAGAGATTATCATAAGGATGATAAGTCACTCAAGGAGAAAATGGTTGAACAAATCGCTCCCACTGTAAACGTTCCTTTTTTACATGAGTGGCGCATGCTTTTTCAAACCATTGCAAAAATCATTGAAAAGGAAAAGGAAGCTAGTATTTGGTTAGAATATTATGACCAAAAAGTTGAAAAAGTTCGTAAACTAATTGAAAGAAAGATTGAAGATGAAAAAATATTAGTGATTGGAATTGGCAAGGAGAAGATTTGTGTATACGGTACTCGTAATGTTGGAACGGTTCTATACGGAGATTTAAGATTGAAGATTCCAAAAGGTGTAGAAGAAATTGAATATTTCAAGGAAATAACTCTTGAGGATTTATTTGGATTTGAAGCGGATAGAATTCTATTAACACCGTATAAGCATGATGGTACGGTGAATATGGATCAAATGATTCAAAATAAAATCAATGCATTATTCACCAGTGAAAAATGGCAGGAGTTAAAGGCCGTTCGGAATAGGGCTATTTATGGTATGTATGATCACAAGCATCTCTATACGTGTTATACGTCTTATACACATAATCTATTACTTGATAAGCTACAGCGGTTATTTGTGACAGAATCGTCCATATAG